The following nucleotide sequence is from Kosmotoga arenicorallina S304.
TAAACGTACATATCTCTTAGATAGCTAAGAAAGCAACAAAAGCGTGGTAGGGCAAAGAAGAACAAAGACGAGAAACGAACATCATCACCGGCGAAGAGTTATTCCGCAGGAATGCAGAGCCGTGACAAAGTCACGCATGGCCTGGGCGGAGCCTAGCACCTCGGCATTCGATCCTTAGTATTTGATCCTCGCCTTACCAGCAGTCGTTCCATCAGCTGTCGTTCCACCAACAGTCGTACCATCAGCAGTCGCATTACCAATTGTCGCCTCACCAGCTGTCGTTCCACCAACAGTCGTATCATCAGCAGTCGCATTACCAATTGTCGCCTCACCAGCTGTCGTTCCACCAATCACCTTTCCATCAGTTTACAGACTCCACGCAGGTGTTTATAATTAGTAATTTTTATCGACATAGTATGATAACATTAAGTCAAACGATGGCTATAATATATTTCGATAAGATGATAACTATTTAAGGAAGGAGATAAGTATGAGTATTTACGAAGAATTCGTTGAAATTCTGCATACCTTTGATAAAGAAAAGGCATTTAATTTTGCAGTGGATTTACTCAACAATGGAGCGTTTAGGGTTGTTGACTTGTATGAAAAGCTGCTAATTCCCGCTTTAAATAGCTGGGACTGCGATCACGAAAACAACAAGTTATGCATATGGCAAGAGCATATAATGAGTTCAATAGTGAGATCAATAATTGAAGCCTGCTATCCATTTGTGCTTAAAGAAAGATCAAAGATTGAAACTAACCACGAGCCCTCTGTAGCCGTCGTATGCCCACCGGATGAGCAACATGAGTTGGGAGCAAGAATAGTATCTGATTACTTTACTTTGAACGGCTTTAAAACGGTTTTCGTAGGTAGCAATACACCCGTGGAAGCCTTTATAGAAGCTCTTAAAGAATATAGGTTTGACTTCATAGCAATAAGTGTCACAAATTTCTATCACCTCTTCAAAACCAAAAAGCTTATTAAAGAAATAAAGCAGGCTTTTCCTGAAGCAAAAATTATCTTAGGAGGGCAGGCGCTCAGTAAAGGTAGCAAAGAATTCTTAGAGCTTGGAGCCGATTATTTTATTGAGGACATCCATGATATCTCAAAATTGAAAGGAAATGATAAAGTATGAGGCTGGCATTGAAGATCGCTTTAAGATTTCTTGCATCGAGCAAAAAGCAAACATTGTTTATAATATTGGGAATTGCAATCGGAGTGGCTGTGCAGGTTTTTATCGGTTCGCTCATTCAGGGTTTGCAGGAAAGTCTTATTGATAGCACGGTAGGAAATTCGTCACAGATTACAATTAACCCACCTGATAACATTAACTATATTGATAATTGGGATGAAATCATTTCCATGCTGGAGAATTCAGAGGAACTCTCACAGGAAATCACTGCTATATCACCAGTGGTTGAAATGCCAGTTTTTGTAATCTTGAGCTCCAGCGTGAATTCTCTGCTTAGAGGTTTTGATTTTAGCCGTGCGGAAGATATTTACGAGTTTTCGTCAAAAATTGTAGGACAGTTACCTGAAAACGCGAATGAAGTTCTTATCGGGAAGGAGTTTTCTGAAGAGCATGGCATTTCAATAGGCAATACTATATTGCTTGCAAACTCCTCCGGCGAAAACAGGGAATTCAAAGTAAGTGGGATTTTTGATCTAAATGTTGCCAGCTTAAACAAAAGCTGGCTAATTGGAAA
It contains:
- a CDS encoding cobalamin B12-binding domain-containing protein codes for the protein MSIYEEFVEILHTFDKEKAFNFAVDLLNNGAFRVVDLYEKLLIPALNSWDCDHENNKLCIWQEHIMSSIVRSIIEACYPFVLKERSKIETNHEPSVAVVCPPDEQHELGARIVSDYFTLNGFKTVFVGSNTPVEAFIEALKEYRFDFIAISVTNFYHLFKTKKLIKEIKQAFPEAKIILGGQALSKGSKEFLELGADYFIEDIHDISKLKGNDKV